One stretch of Dokdonia sp. Hel_I_53 DNA includes these proteins:
- a CDS encoding BatD family protein gives MKKVFLILSILLLTVSTLFSQDVEFTAKTNLKKLGLNERLRVEFSMNQDGDNFTPPSFQGFTVVGGPSQTTSRQWVNGKSSFSKSFSYFLSPNAQGTIRIGPAQITVNGEIYKSQPIDITVTGAVEKPTDPNDVSFIAKENIHLVAEISKASPFVNEAFTVVYKLYVAERTSVSTWRETESPKFADFWSQNIDEKQFKVYEGEYQGEPYRYVILRRTVLYPQKTGKLEIEPLGLNVAVSVPTNRRDIFGRTLTKSTNIAVKAQKRIINVRPLPQPGKPDDFTGAVGDFDFAVRIDKNELDAGEALELTVEVQGRGNLKLFELPAPNLPSSLEVYEPQNDDKIRTNLAGMSGVKKQVFTIVPQFKGSYPIPPLSFSYFNPATEKYERQTSKGLVIEVKNGPTAAVGTVSQNGDVQKQAVVSSNTQFQYIKNDTNLKAITKERFFKSTLFWSLAITPFLMIPLAMLVRKKREAYVNDVSGNRIRKADKLARKYLSTARKNLGNQKEFYIAMERALHNYLKAKLTITTSEMSKDRISRLLKEKDVDDATSIEFISLLESCEFARYTPSSNTAMQQDYDKAVRVISQLDKQL, from the coding sequence ATGAAAAAAGTATTTTTAATACTGTCTATATTATTACTAACTGTATCTACACTCTTTTCTCAAGATGTTGAATTTACAGCAAAAACTAATTTGAAAAAATTAGGATTAAATGAACGTCTTAGAGTTGAATTTTCAATGAATCAAGACGGTGACAACTTTACCCCACCTAGTTTTCAAGGCTTTACAGTGGTAGGTGGCCCTAGTCAGACTACAAGTAGACAATGGGTAAATGGAAAAAGTAGCTTTTCAAAATCATTTTCTTACTTTCTCAGTCCTAATGCTCAAGGAACAATTAGAATTGGTCCTGCTCAAATTACGGTAAATGGTGAAATCTACAAATCACAACCTATAGATATCACTGTTACTGGTGCTGTAGAAAAGCCTACAGACCCTAATGATGTCTCATTTATTGCAAAAGAAAATATACACTTAGTTGCAGAGATTTCTAAAGCTAGTCCCTTCGTAAATGAAGCCTTTACAGTCGTTTATAAATTATATGTTGCAGAGAGAACAAGTGTAAGTACCTGGCGAGAGACAGAATCTCCAAAATTTGCAGATTTCTGGAGTCAGAATATTGATGAGAAACAATTTAAGGTATACGAGGGAGAATATCAAGGTGAACCCTACCGCTATGTTATTTTACGTCGTACAGTGTTGTATCCTCAAAAAACAGGTAAACTTGAGATTGAACCCTTAGGTCTTAACGTTGCAGTAAGCGTTCCTACAAATAGGCGAGATATCTTTGGACGTACTCTTACAAAAAGCACAAATATTGCTGTAAAAGCACAGAAAAGAATCATCAATGTTAGACCACTTCCTCAACCAGGAAAACCAGATGATTTTACGGGTGCGGTAGGTGATTTTGATTTTGCGGTGAGAATTGATAAAAATGAGTTGGACGCTGGTGAGGCTTTAGAATTGACTGTAGAAGTACAAGGGCGTGGTAATTTGAAATTATTTGAACTTCCAGCGCCTAATTTACCTAGCTCTCTTGAGGTATACGAACCACAAAATGATGATAAAATACGTACAAACCTAGCAGGTATGAGTGGCGTTAAAAAACAGGTCTTTACGATTGTTCCTCAATTTAAAGGTTCCTACCCAATACCACCGCTCTCCTTTTCATATTTTAATCCTGCTACAGAAAAGTATGAGAGGCAGACGTCTAAAGGTTTAGTAATTGAAGTTAAAAATGGCCCTACTGCAGCGGTGGGAACTGTTTCTCAAAATGGAGACGTACAGAAACAAGCGGTCGTATCTTCTAATACTCAATTTCAATATATTAAAAACGATACTAACTTAAAGGCCATCACAAAAGAAAGATTTTTTAAATCAACACTGTTTTGGTCGCTTGCTATTACTCCTTTTTTAATGATACCACTAGCTATGCTGGTGCGTAAAAAACGAGAAGCTTATGTAAATGATGTCTCTGGTAATCGTATTCGTAAGGCAGATAAGCTTGCCCGTAAATACTTAAGTACTGCAAGGAAAAACTTAGGGAATCAAAAAGAGTTTTATATCGCTATGGAGCGAGCACTTCACAACTATCTAAAAGCAAAACTTACTATTACTACTAGCGAGATGTCAAAAGATCGTATCTCACGCTTGTTAAAGGAAAAAGATGTAGATGATGCTACTAGCATTGAATTTATAAGTTTGTTAGAGAGCTGTGAGTTTGCAAGATATACCCCATCAAGCAATACAGCCATGCAACAAGATTATGACAAGGCGGTTAGAGTAATCTCTCAATTAGACAAACAACTTTAA
- a CDS encoding tetratricopeptide repeat protein, translating to MKKLFLMAIATLSISAIGQTRKGPTVPENPNQEKSRELVIEGTEALVNQEGGVLDFDAFAKAESKLRTAIALTPESVPATYNAGNNYYVNKKWKESIAVLVKATEAAQTKKEKHKAFHNLGNAFYQQENWDGAVEAYKNALRADPTDEETRYNLQMAKKEKDKNGGGGDGGNDDKSEEKKDKGDSQDKNEKDNKGDGDKKEGDDGDEEETDDEGKDKKKDGEQKEDDKGKPKEQDQKKDGGEGDKKQPPPQPQQGQLSPQRVQSLLKAMQEQEQKTQEKINAQKVKGARVKTEKDW from the coding sequence ATGAAAAAGTTATTTCTAATGGCAATTGCCACGCTTTCAATTTCGGCTATAGGTCAAACTAGAAAGGGACCTACAGTACCAGAAAACCCTAATCAAGAAAAATCTAGAGAACTTGTTATCGAAGGTACAGAGGCTTTAGTGAATCAAGAGGGAGGGGTACTTGATTTTGATGCTTTCGCGAAAGCGGAATCTAAACTTCGTACTGCTATAGCACTAACACCTGAGAGTGTACCTGCCACATATAATGCTGGTAACAATTATTACGTAAATAAAAAATGGAAAGAAAGTATAGCGGTGCTAGTAAAAGCTACAGAAGCTGCTCAAACCAAAAAAGAAAAGCACAAAGCTTTCCACAATCTAGGGAATGCTTTTTATCAGCAAGAAAATTGGGATGGTGCTGTAGAGGCCTATAAAAACGCACTACGCGCAGATCCTACAGATGAAGAAACACGCTATAACCTACAGATGGCAAAAAAAGAAAAAGACAAAAACGGTGGTGGTGGTGATGGTGGCAATGATGATAAGAGTGAAGAAAAAAAAGATAAAGGAGATAGCCAAGATAAAAACGAAAAGGACAATAAAGGAGACGGCGATAAAAAAGAGGGTGACGATGGCGATGAAGAAGAGACAGATGATGAAGGAAAGGATAAAAAGAAAGATGGCGAGCAGAAAGAAGATGATAAAGGAAAACCCAAAGAGCAAGATCAAAAGAAAGATGGTGGAGAAGGTGACAAAAAACAGCCACCACCACAACCTCAACAAGGTCAACTTTCTCCTCAAAGAGTGCAAAGTCTTTTAAAGGCGATGCAAGAGCAAGAACAAAAAACACAAGAAAAAATTAATGCACAAAAAGTTAAGGGAGCAAGAGTCAAAACTGAAAAAGACTGGTAG
- a CDS encoding vWA domain-containing protein codes for MYILEEKIWFWLLLVIPAIILLYTGVVIWQRQAQKKFADSVLLKKLSPDKSYFKPILKITITCLAIFFLVFALVNPKVGTKLETVKREGVDVVFAIDVSKSMLAEDIAPNRIEKSKQLVTQIINNLGSDRVGIIAYAGSAYPQLPITTDYSGAKLFLSQMSTDMLSSQGTAISEAIELAKTYYNDEEQTNRVLFIVSDGEDHVGESTDIAEQAREEGIQIYTIGVGKLEGGPIPLKRNGRIVGYKKNQNGETVITRLDAQTLRDIAAEANGEYIDGSSTAAVVETVQNLLNGMDKKEFEAKQFADFKDRFQWFLAAGLLLLFLDIFLLDKKTNWLKKLNLFNEQ; via the coding sequence ATGTATATACTAGAAGAAAAAATATGGTTTTGGCTATTGTTGGTTATTCCAGCAATAATTCTGCTATACACAGGCGTAGTCATCTGGCAACGCCAGGCCCAAAAGAAATTTGCAGATAGTGTTTTACTTAAAAAATTAAGTCCTGACAAATCCTATTTTAAGCCTATTTTGAAGATAACTATCACCTGTCTTGCTATTTTCTTTTTAGTATTTGCTTTAGTGAATCCCAAAGTGGGCACAAAATTAGAAACTGTTAAGCGTGAAGGGGTAGATGTGGTGTTTGCTATAGACGTCTCAAAATCTATGCTGGCAGAAGATATCGCACCTAACCGCATAGAAAAATCTAAACAACTCGTCACACAAATTATAAATAATCTAGGCAGTGATCGTGTGGGTATAATTGCATATGCAGGAAGTGCATACCCTCAGTTGCCTATTACTACAGATTATAGTGGTGCAAAACTTTTTTTAAGCCAAATGAGTACAGATATGCTATCCAGTCAAGGTACCGCTATCTCTGAGGCTATAGAGCTTGCAAAAACGTATTATAATGATGAAGAACAAACTAATAGAGTATTATTTATTGTATCTGATGGTGAGGATCACGTTGGAGAATCTACTGATATTGCTGAGCAAGCAAGAGAAGAAGGTATTCAAATTTATACAATAGGTGTAGGTAAATTAGAGGGAGGACCCATACCGCTCAAGCGTAATGGAAGAATTGTGGGTTATAAAAAAAACCAAAATGGCGAGACTGTTATTACTCGCCTTGATGCACAAACATTAAGAGACATTGCTGCTGAGGCAAATGGAGAATATATCGATGGCAGTAGCACAGCTGCTGTTGTAGAAACGGTACAGAATTTGCTCAATGGTATGGACAAGAAAGAGTTTGAAGCAAAGCAGTTTGCAGATTTTAAAGACCGCTTTCAATGGTTTCTAGCCGCTGGTTTACTGTTATTATTTTTAGACATATTCTTACTTGACAAAAAAACAAATTGGTTGAAAAAGTTGAACTTATTTAATGAACAATAA
- a CDS encoding vWA domain-containing protein: MLSNFEFTNPEFFWLLLSLPVAVAWYLWRYNKQTPAVKISSTKGFKKNASILPKLRPILFILRLACLALIITALAKPRNVEVSTKTKTTKGIDIVIAIDVSASMLAKDLKPNRLEALKTVAAQFINGRPNDRIGIVEYAGESFTKTPITSDKSIVLSALKSIEYNNIIEGGTAIGMGLATGVNRLKDSKALSKVIILMTDGENNAGQIDPRIAAELSQEFGIKVYTIGMGTNGTALSPYALNANGSFVYENIKVTIDEELLKEIAATTGGKYFRATDNEKLKEIYNEIDKLERTDVEEFKYTNYEEKFRPLVLLAGLLLLIELLLKYTVFRSFV; encoded by the coding sequence ATGCTGAGTAATTTTGAATTTACAAATCCTGAGTTTTTCTGGTTACTACTTTCGTTACCAGTAGCCGTAGCTTGGTATTTATGGAGATACAATAAACAGACGCCAGCTGTTAAAATTTCTAGTACAAAAGGGTTTAAAAAGAATGCTAGTATCTTACCTAAGCTCCGCCCTATACTTTTTATACTAAGACTGGCGTGCCTTGCATTAATTATTACGGCATTGGCAAAACCCCGTAATGTTGAGGTGTCTACAAAGACAAAAACCACAAAAGGTATTGATATCGTCATCGCAATAGACGTTTCTGCAAGTATGCTTGCAAAAGACTTAAAGCCTAATAGGTTAGAAGCATTAAAAACTGTTGCAGCACAATTTATTAATGGAAGACCCAACGATCGTATAGGAATTGTAGAGTATGCTGGCGAGAGTTTTACAAAAACGCCTATTACTAGTGATAAAAGTATTGTGTTAAGCGCACTAAAATCTATTGAATATAACAATATTATTGAGGGCGGTACAGCTATAGGAATGGGGCTTGCAACAGGTGTAAACCGGTTAAAAGACAGTAAAGCACTTAGTAAGGTTATTATTTTAATGACGGACGGTGAGAATAATGCAGGTCAAATTGATCCACGTATCGCAGCAGAACTTTCACAAGAATTTGGCATAAAGGTGTATACTATTGGAATGGGTACAAACGGTACTGCACTTTCTCCTTATGCTTTAAATGCAAATGGAAGCTTTGTCTACGAAAATATTAAAGTTACTATTGATGAAGAGCTTTTAAAAGAAATTGCCGCAACTACTGGAGGCAAGTATTTTAGAGCAACAGATAATGAAAAGCTTAAAGAAATCTATAATGAGATTGACAAACTAGAGCGTACAGATGTAGAAGAGTTTAAGTATACAAATTATGAAGAAAAATTTAGACCTCTTGTATTACTTGCAGGTTTATTACTCCTCATCGAGTTGCTTTTAAAATATACTGTGTTTAGGAGTTTTGTATAA
- a CDS encoding DUF4381 domain-containing protein, with the protein MIKEFFYINKVYYKTQALLCFLFFLSAIFFQTSAQENEVRATIDSTSILIGQQINYKVEVLANQGESVVFPEGQTFTPLEVIESYTVDTANAASTKMKLVKKYGLTQFDSGRYIIPRQKIIIGTRTVETDSFLVAVNNVVLDTVNQGLYDIKPIINLPKDYSNWWKYLLYIIPVTLAIVIFLWWLLHRNKKRKEAEKYIPPYEQAIASLQALDQKDYIVTGKYKEYYSELTDTVRRYYNEKVYDRSLESTTDELLERLQLERDSGNIDFNPQTITRIKDIFKRADLIKFARVNPPEGKAQADRHVVEEIVKETKDALPAPTVEELMKQEDYRESLSRKRTRKLWLSGIGGVLAILLLATGVAIGIKGLSEVQDFVFGNMTRELSEGTWITSEYGSPSMVISTPKVLERKKVNIPEDASQNVEANSFVWISDPNRSFTVALFQTSYPKDTKAAPEPIIDVRLKYFEEDGTQFSIVKNEKFETTNGGEGVKVFGTGKTFANTEKETDIEYALLVFVAENTTQELFLRWHENDEYSTKIANRILQSVEVQAAQQDQEKE; encoded by the coding sequence ATGATTAAAGAATTTTTTTATATCAACAAGGTCTATTACAAAACGCAAGCACTCCTGTGCTTTCTATTTTTTTTATCAGCTATTTTTTTCCAAACTAGCGCGCAAGAAAATGAGGTTAGAGCAACTATTGATTCTACTTCCATATTAATTGGGCAGCAAATCAACTATAAGGTAGAAGTACTCGCAAATCAAGGAGAGTCCGTTGTGTTTCCAGAAGGCCAAACTTTCACTCCACTAGAGGTGATTGAAAGCTATACCGTAGATACAGCAAATGCTGCATCTACAAAGATGAAACTCGTTAAAAAATACGGGCTTACACAGTTTGACAGTGGTAGGTACATAATACCTAGGCAAAAGATAATTATAGGTACACGCACAGTTGAGACAGATAGTTTTTTAGTAGCAGTTAATAATGTTGTCTTAGATACCGTAAATCAAGGCCTATATGATATAAAACCTATTATTAATTTACCCAAAGACTATAGCAATTGGTGGAAATATCTACTTTATATAATTCCTGTTACTCTAGCTATTGTCATATTCTTATGGTGGTTGCTTCACCGCAATAAGAAAAGAAAAGAAGCAGAAAAATATATCCCTCCTTACGAGCAAGCCATTGCAAGCTTGCAAGCGCTGGATCAAAAGGATTACATAGTAACAGGAAAATACAAAGAATATTATTCTGAACTTACAGATACAGTACGACGTTATTATAACGAAAAAGTATATGATCGTTCACTTGAGAGTACTACAGATGAGCTTTTAGAAAGATTACAATTAGAGCGCGATTCTGGAAATATTGATTTTAACCCTCAAACAATTACTAGAATAAAAGACATTTTTAAGCGTGCAGATTTAATAAAATTTGCCCGTGTTAATCCTCCAGAGGGAAAAGCTCAAGCAGACAGGCATGTAGTAGAAGAAATAGTAAAGGAGACTAAAGATGCACTACCTGCTCCTACAGTAGAGGAGTTAATGAAACAAGAAGACTATAGAGAATCGCTTTCGCGAAAGCGTACTCGTAAACTCTGGTTGTCTGGAATAGGAGGTGTACTTGCTATATTGTTACTTGCAACGGGCGTCGCTATTGGCATAAAAGGACTTAGTGAAGTGCAAGATTTTGTGTTTGGGAATATGACAAGAGAACTCTCAGAAGGGACTTGGATCACCAGTGAATATGGGTCTCCTTCTATGGTTATAAGTACGCCCAAAGTGCTTGAAAGAAAAAAAGTAAATATTCCTGAGGATGCTAGTCAAAATGTAGAAGCTAACTCATTTGTATGGATAAGTGACCCAAATAGGTCATTTACCGTTGCACTTTTCCAAACAAGTTATCCCAAGGATACAAAAGCTGCACCAGAGCCGATAATAGATGTAAGGCTAAAATATTTTGAAGAAGATGGTACTCAGTTTTCAATTGTAAAGAATGAAAAATTTGAAACTACTAATGGTGGCGAAGGAGTAAAAGTATTTGGTACAGGAAAGACGTTTGCAAACACAGAAAAAGAAACAGATATTGAATACGCGCTATTAGTATTTGTAGCAGAAAATACTACTCAAGAACTATTCTTGAGATGGCATGAAAATGATGAGTACAGCACGAAAATTGCAAACCGTATTTTACAAAGTGTAGAGGTACAAGCGGCACAACAAGATCAAGAAAAAGAATAA
- a CDS encoding DUF58 domain-containing protein, which translates to MNTKELLKKVRKIEIKTRRLSDHIFGGEYHSTFKGRGMTFSEVRQYQFGDDVRNIDWNVTARYSEPYIKVFEEERELTMMLVADVSGSEFFGTDKQFKNEIVTEIAATLAFSAMQNNDKIGLILFTDEIELFIPPKKGKYHVLRIIRELLEFQPRSKKTDLSQAIKFLSSVMKKKAIVFVLSDFITDGYEQTIKIAANKHDITGIRIYDQREENIPSLGMVQMEDEESGELMLVNTSSRKVRSDYASYYNDRVSYFKDTFRRSGAGVIDVRTDESYVKKLLGYFKRRG; encoded by the coding sequence ATGAATACTAAGGAACTACTTAAAAAAGTACGAAAAATAGAGATTAAGACGCGTAGGTTGTCTGATCACATTTTTGGCGGTGAATACCACTCTACATTTAAGGGTCGTGGTATGACTTTTTCTGAAGTGAGACAATATCAATTTGGCGACGATGTACGTAATATAGATTGGAATGTTACTGCGAGATACAGCGAACCTTATATTAAAGTCTTTGAAGAAGAACGAGAACTCACCATGATGCTCGTGGCAGATGTTTCTGGTTCTGAATTTTTTGGAACAGATAAGCAATTTAAAAATGAGATTGTAACAGAAATTGCTGCAACACTGGCCTTTAGTGCTATGCAAAACAATGATAAAATTGGTCTCATTTTATTTACAGATGAAATTGAACTCTTTATCCCTCCAAAAAAAGGAAAATACCACGTTTTGAGAATCATACGTGAACTCCTAGAGTTTCAGCCAAGATCAAAAAAAACAGACCTTTCTCAAGCTATTAAATTCTTGAGTAGCGTCATGAAAAAGAAAGCGATTGTTTTTGTGCTTTCAGATTTTATTACAGATGGTTATGAGCAAACTATAAAAATTGCTGCGAACAAACACGATATTACGGGAATACGTATCTATGACCAGAGAGAAGAGAACATCCCTAGCTTGGGAATGGTACAAATGGAGGATGAAGAAAGTGGCGAATTAATGCTTGTAAATACAAGTTCAAGAAAAGTACGTTCAGATTATGCTTCTTACTATAATGATAGAGTATCTTATTTTAAAGATACCTTTCGTCGTAGTGGAGCTGGTGTGATAGATGTGAGAACGGATGAAAGCTATGTAAAAAAATTATTGGGATATTTTAAAAGAAGAGGTTAA
- a CDS encoding AAA family ATPase, translated as MEENTSTIDIGAINEKIERESAFVDLLTQEMGKVIVGQKYMVERLLIGLLGRGHILLEGVPGLAKTLAINTLSQAVQGSFSRIQFTPDLLPADVVGTLIYNMKVNDFSIKKGPIFANFVLADEINRAPAKVQSALLEAMQEKQVTIGDETFVLDKPFLVMATQNPVEQEGTYPLPEAQVDRFMLKTVIDYPTLEDEQLIIRANLKGAFEKINPVVTVAQILRAQEAVKEVYMDEKIEKYILDIIFATRYPENYGLADLKPLINFGASPRGSINLATAAKCYAFIKRRGYVIPEDVRAVVHDILRHRIGITYEAEAENVTSVDIIDKIVNQIEVP; from the coding sequence ATGGAAGAAAATACGAGCACGATTGACATAGGTGCAATCAATGAAAAGATAGAACGTGAAAGTGCTTTTGTAGATCTACTTACCCAAGAAATGGGGAAAGTAATCGTAGGTCAAAAGTATATGGTAGAAAGGCTACTTATTGGTCTTTTAGGTCGAGGTCATATCCTACTAGAAGGAGTGCCAGGGCTTGCAAAGACGCTAGCTATTAATACACTTTCTCAAGCAGTACAAGGTTCATTCTCTCGTATACAATTTACTCCAGATTTATTACCTGCAGATGTGGTGGGGACATTAATTTACAACATGAAGGTCAATGACTTCAGCATCAAGAAGGGTCCTATTTTTGCAAATTTTGTGCTTGCAGATGAGATTAACCGTGCCCCTGCAAAAGTGCAATCTGCGCTGCTGGAAGCCATGCAAGAAAAACAAGTTACTATAGGTGATGAAACGTTCGTATTGGACAAGCCATTTCTAGTAATGGCTACTCAAAACCCTGTAGAACAAGAAGGTACATATCCGCTGCCTGAGGCACAAGTAGATCGTTTTATGTTAAAAACGGTTATTGATTATCCTACGCTAGAGGATGAGCAGTTAATCATTAGAGCAAACTTAAAAGGTGCTTTTGAAAAGATTAACCCTGTTGTAACTGTAGCACAAATTTTACGCGCACAAGAAGCCGTAAAAGAAGTGTACATGGATGAGAAAATCGAGAAGTACATTCTTGATATCATCTTTGCAACACGATATCCAGAAAACTATGGTCTAGCAGACTTGAAACCGCTCATAAATTTTGGAGCCTCTCCTCGTGGTAGTATTAATCTTGCTACTGCAGCAAAGTGTTATGCGTTTATTAAGCGTCGTGGTTATGTAATCCCAGAAGACGTGCGTGCTGTAGTACACGATATTTTACGTCACCGAATTGGAATAACTTATGAAGCAGAGGCAGAAAATGTTACTTCTGTAGATATTATTGATAAGATTGTAAATCAGATTGAAGTACCGTAA